A single window of Streptomyces sp. NBC_00464 DNA harbors:
- a CDS encoding class I SAM-dependent methyltransferase, with product MTATPDDARTAAQAAERARFEALVAEADAVSVAGWDFSWLEGRATEERPSWGYARAMGERLGRARAALDIQTGGGEVLASAPKLPPLTVATEGWPPNIARATALLHPLGAVVVADEDKPPLPFGDAAFDLVVSRHPVTTWWEEIARVLTPGGTYFSQQVGPASVFELVEYFLGPQPPEVRAGRDPEQARAAAGAAGLDVVDLRMERLRTEFRDIGAVVYFLRKVIWMVPGFTVGAYRNRLAALHHRIETEGPFVAHTTRFLIEARKPA from the coding sequence ATGACCGCAACTCCCGATGACGCGCGAACAGCCGCGCAAGCAGCCGAACGCGCCCGGTTCGAAGCCCTGGTCGCCGAGGCCGACGCCGTGTCCGTGGCCGGCTGGGACTTCTCCTGGCTGGAGGGCCGGGCCACCGAGGAGCGCCCCTCCTGGGGGTACGCCCGCGCCATGGGGGAGCGCCTCGGCCGGGCGCGGGCGGCGCTCGACATCCAGACCGGGGGCGGCGAAGTGCTCGCCTCCGCACCGAAGCTGCCGCCGCTGACCGTGGCCACCGAGGGCTGGCCGCCGAACATCGCCCGTGCGACCGCCCTGCTGCATCCGCTGGGAGCCGTGGTGGTCGCGGACGAGGACAAGCCACCGCTGCCGTTCGGTGACGCGGCCTTCGACCTGGTGGTCAGCCGCCATCCGGTGACCACGTGGTGGGAGGAGATCGCCCGGGTCCTGACCCCCGGCGGCACGTACTTCTCGCAGCAGGTCGGCCCGGCGAGCGTCTTCGAACTCGTCGAGTACTTCCTCGGCCCGCAGCCGCCGGAGGTACGCGCAGGACGCGACCCAGAGCAGGCGCGCGCCGCAGCCGGGGCGGCCGGTCTCGACGTCGTCGACCTGCGGATGGAGCGGCTGCGCACCGAGTTCCGCGACATCGGCGCGGTCGTCTACTTCCTGCGCAAGGTGATCTGGATGGTGCCCGGCTTCACCGTCGGCGCGTACCGGAACCGACTTGCCGCGCTGCACCACCGGATCGAGACCGAGGGGCCGTTCGTCGCCCACACCACCCGCTTTCTGATCGAGGCCCGCAAACCCGCATGA
- a CDS encoding aldo/keto reductase codes for MTSARLPGAALGSTGMHISRLGFGSWAIAGSGWQFGWGPTDDTESVAAIRHAVDSGVNWIDTAAVYGLGHAEELIGKALAGLPETERPYVFTKAGLVRDPADPQGSPRRVMKPASVRREVEDSLRRLGTDRIDLYQVHWPDTGESLEYAGDGSGAVSPDATPLEEYWQVMADLKASGKVRAIGLSNHSPEQLEAAERIAHVDVIQPPFSAVNRSAAAEIAWARAHGIGVIVYSPLQSGLLTGTFSAARVAALPADDWRTAHHDFTTGLPANLRLAEGLRPVAARHGATVAETALAWALAWPGITGAIVGARTPAQVDGWSGAGSVQLTPSDLDEIAAVITASGAGAGPVRP; via the coding sequence ATGACCTCCGCCCGTCTTCCCGGTGCCGCACTCGGCAGCACCGGCATGCACATCTCCCGCCTCGGCTTCGGCTCCTGGGCGATCGCCGGCTCCGGCTGGCAGTTCGGCTGGGGCCCCACCGACGACACCGAGTCCGTCGCGGCGATCCGTCACGCCGTCGACTCCGGCGTCAACTGGATCGACACCGCCGCCGTGTACGGCCTCGGCCACGCCGAGGAGCTGATCGGCAAGGCCCTGGCCGGCCTCCCGGAGACCGAACGCCCCTACGTGTTCACCAAGGCCGGGCTCGTCCGGGACCCTGCCGATCCCCAGGGCTCTCCGCGCCGCGTCATGAAGCCCGCGAGTGTGCGCCGCGAGGTGGAGGACTCCCTGCGGCGGCTCGGGACCGACCGCATCGACCTGTACCAGGTGCACTGGCCCGACACCGGCGAATCCCTGGAGTACGCGGGGGACGGGTCCGGGGCCGTGTCCCCCGACGCCACGCCGCTGGAGGAGTACTGGCAGGTCATGGCCGACCTGAAGGCGTCGGGGAAGGTCCGGGCCATCGGACTGTCGAACCACTCCCCCGAGCAGCTCGAAGCCGCCGAACGCATCGCACACGTCGACGTGATCCAGCCGCCGTTCTCCGCGGTCAACCGCTCGGCCGCCGCCGAGATCGCCTGGGCCCGCGCACACGGCATCGGGGTCATCGTCTACTCGCCGCTCCAGTCCGGTCTGCTGACCGGCACGTTCTCGGCGGCGCGCGTGGCAGCGCTGCCCGCGGACGACTGGCGCACCGCCCACCACGACTTCACCACGGGCCTGCCGGCCAATCTGCGGCTCGCCGAGGGCCTGCGCCCGGTGGCGGCCCGGCACGGCGCCACGGTCGCGGAGACCGCTCTCGCCTGGGCGCTGGCCTGGCCGGGCATCACGGGCGCGATCGTCGGCGCCCGTACACCTGCCCAGGTCGACGGCTGGTCCGGCGCGGGTTCCGTCCAGCTGACCCCGTCCGACCTGGACGAGATCGCCGCCGTCATCACCGCATCGGGCGCGGGCGCGGGCCCGGTCCGCCCGTGA
- a CDS encoding DUF192 domain-containing protein, producing MARWSNGTGTLTITDRDGERETVVPLRIAASYRHRTRGLLGQDGVDGALMITPCGSVHSFRMRFTIDVAYLDRKFNVVAVHTMKPGRLGLPRLRARHVIESEAGAMAAWGLRPGTQVRITQTG from the coding sequence ATGGCTCGATGGAGCAATGGAACAGGAACGCTGACGATCACCGACCGGGACGGGGAACGGGAGACCGTGGTGCCGCTGCGCATCGCGGCCTCGTACCGTCACCGGACCCGTGGACTGCTCGGCCAGGACGGGGTCGACGGCGCGCTGATGATCACGCCTTGCGGGAGCGTGCACTCCTTCCGGATGCGGTTCACGATCGATGTGGCCTATCTGGACCGGAAGTTCAACGTCGTGGCGGTGCACACGATGAAGCCCGGACGGCTGGGCCTGCCCCGGCTGCGGGCCCGGCATGTGATCGAGTCGGAGGCCGGCGCGATGGCGGCGTGGGGGCTGAGGCCGGGTACGCAGGTGCGGATCACGCAGACCGGTTGA
- a CDS encoding Hint domain-containing protein produces the protein MPSMGDLRRRFRRVRRGVRRAVPRTGVRLPGARGRRDRGQGALEYVGLTLVVVAIVGALIATGVGADLAQKMGVEVCKVTGGGNCGGDDSGQAQDDTNRPGDGDPASDENPDGSTKSPEQSAYDQALKDLQDAQKDEKSNSDKAIEAAKELAKILADELGITDALDCITKGDMGACTETLINVLLSLIGGAVGKLAAKYGAPWKWKKAYKLVQALKKHGDDLYDGLKGLIKSRKKVKEAEKALEDAGKKLDDAKKPKKDDKPDEKKPTTCAAKHSFLAGTPVLLADGRTLSIEAVRPGDLVTATDPVTGRTSARRVERTITTYDDKHFTRLTVRTGGLTATDTHPFWVTGERRWTDAGDLGRGDALRTETGGTLTVTGVTRYTQRQTTYDLTVQGIHTYYVGIGSGHALVHNNDCDMSSDEVDAARNPGVGEGDPKKFKDHFLRHKKVVEDALGTKYKKLKEDGPRFRDDIAKAVKDGTFKLVGKGTLKKGEPEGLIYRGNGVTIVLKENGDFWTALKSGEGMDTAIEITKKVPVD, from the coding sequence ATGCCATCCATGGGGGATTTGCGCCGGCGGTTTCGCAGGGTGCGCCGCGGCGTACGGCGGGCCGTGCCGCGCACGGGTGTGCGGCTTCCGGGGGCGCGCGGGCGGCGTGACCGGGGGCAGGGCGCGCTGGAGTACGTGGGCCTGACCCTGGTGGTCGTGGCGATCGTCGGTGCCCTGATCGCGACGGGGGTGGGGGCGGATCTCGCACAGAAGATGGGCGTGGAGGTCTGCAAGGTCACCGGCGGCGGGAACTGCGGCGGTGACGACAGCGGCCAGGCGCAGGACGACACGAACCGTCCGGGTGACGGGGACCCGGCATCGGACGAGAACCCCGACGGGTCGACGAAGTCACCCGAGCAGTCCGCGTACGACCAGGCCCTGAAGGATCTCCAGGACGCGCAGAAGGACGAGAAGTCCAACAGCGACAAGGCGATCGAGGCCGCGAAGGAACTCGCGAAGATCCTCGCCGACGAGCTCGGCATCACCGACGCCCTGGACTGCATCACCAAGGGCGACATGGGCGCCTGTACCGAGACCCTCATCAACGTCCTCCTCAGCCTCATCGGCGGCGCGGTCGGGAAACTCGCCGCGAAGTACGGGGCGCCCTGGAAGTGGAAGAAGGCCTACAAGCTCGTCCAGGCCCTCAAGAAGCACGGCGACGACCTCTACGACGGCCTCAAGGGGCTCATCAAGAGCCGAAAGAAGGTCAAGGAAGCCGAGAAGGCGCTGGAGGACGCGGGAAAGAAGCTCGACGACGCCAAAAAGCCCAAGAAGGACGACAAACCCGACGAGAAGAAGCCGACCACCTGCGCGGCGAAGCACAGCTTCCTGGCCGGCACGCCGGTGCTCCTCGCGGACGGCCGCACCCTGTCCATCGAGGCGGTCCGCCCCGGCGACCTGGTGACCGCCACCGACCCGGTGACCGGCAGGACCTCGGCCCGCCGGGTCGAGCGGACCATCACCACCTACGACGACAAGCACTTCACCCGGCTGACGGTCCGGACCGGTGGGCTGACCGCCACCGACACCCACCCGTTCTGGGTGACCGGCGAGCGGCGCTGGACGGACGCGGGCGACCTCGGCCGCGGCGACGCGCTGCGCACCGAGACCGGCGGCACGCTGACCGTCACCGGAGTCACGCGGTACACCCAGCGGCAGACGACGTACGACCTGACCGTCCAGGGCATCCACACCTACTACGTAGGCATCGGCTCCGGACACGCCCTCGTCCACAACAACGACTGCGACATGTCGTCGGACGAGGTCGACGCGGCGCGCAACCCCGGTGTGGGCGAAGGGGATCCCAAGAAGTTCAAGGACCACTTCCTGCGCCACAAGAAGGTGGTCGAGGACGCGCTGGGCACCAAGTACAAGAAGCTCAAGGAGGACGGTCCGCGATTCCGGGACGACATCGCGAAGGCCGTCAAGGACGGCACGTTCAAGCTGGTCGGCAAGGGCACGTTGAAGAAGGGCGAGCCCGAGGGGCTGATCTATCGTGGCAACGGCGTGACGATCGTCCTCAAGGAGAACGGCGACTTCTGGACCGCCCTCAAGAGCGGCGAGGGCATGGACACCGCCATCGAGATCACCAAGAAGGTGCCGGTGGACTAG
- a CDS encoding DUF2871 domain-containing protein codes for MRRSYYAAHVYMIVGVVSGLFYREFTKIKDFHGETQLGLVHTHLLALGMIVFLVVLVLDKVFQLSGARLFTAFFWFYNAGIAVSTGMMGVHGILTVLGRDEDHIPEAVPLVAGLGHILLTVGLILLFILLGKRVNEHVRQDGSKGEQAEAASRPMRL; via the coding sequence GTGCGCAGATCGTATTACGCAGCACACGTCTACATGATCGTGGGCGTCGTCTCGGGGCTCTTCTACCGCGAGTTCACGAAGATCAAGGACTTCCACGGCGAGACGCAACTGGGTCTCGTGCACACCCACTTGCTGGCCCTGGGCATGATCGTCTTCCTTGTCGTCCTCGTTCTCGACAAGGTATTCCAGCTCTCGGGGGCCAGGCTCTTCACCGCGTTCTTCTGGTTCTACAACGCCGGAATCGCCGTCTCGACCGGGATGATGGGAGTGCACGGAATCCTGACCGTGCTGGGCCGCGACGAGGACCACATTCCCGAGGCGGTGCCCCTGGTCGCCGGGCTCGGCCACATCCTGCTGACCGTCGGCCTCATCCTGCTGTTCATCCTGCTCGGCAAGCGCGTCAACGAGCACGTACGGCAGGACGGGAGCAAAGGCGAACAGGCGGAAGCCGCCTCGCGTCCCATGCGCCTCTGA
- a CDS encoding helix-turn-helix transcriptional regulator codes for MALDRRAELGEFLRSRRARLQPEELGLPDYGGRRRVPGLRREELARLAGVSVDHYVRLEQGRTLHFSEAVLDAVARALRLDAVERDHLHRLARPWPGPGQNARTPGPQQVRPGLRRLLDSAGDVPAYIVGRNTDVLAWNSLAAALITDFGALPPRQRNKARLVFQDEGMRSLYADWRGKAADVVAYLRLDAARHPGDPATAELIDELGAGSPEFREVWAEHRLKDKTHGQYAYLHPVVGRLDLGFETLRLPDDPDQALIAYTVEEGSASETALRLLAAWARESFQTV; via the coding sequence ATGGCACTGGACCGACGCGCAGAACTGGGTGAGTTCCTCCGGTCCCGCAGGGCCCGGCTGCAACCCGAGGAGCTGGGGCTGCCGGACTACGGGGGCCGCAGGCGGGTTCCGGGACTGCGCAGGGAGGAGCTGGCCAGGCTGGCCGGCGTGAGCGTGGACCACTACGTCCGGCTGGAGCAAGGGCGTACGCTCCACTTCTCCGAGGCCGTACTGGACGCCGTCGCGCGTGCGCTGCGACTGGACGCCGTGGAGCGTGACCATCTGCACCGGCTGGCCCGCCCCTGGCCGGGCCCCGGGCAGAACGCACGGACACCGGGGCCGCAGCAGGTGCGGCCGGGGCTGCGCCGGCTCCTGGACTCCGCCGGTGACGTGCCGGCGTACATCGTCGGCAGGAACACCGACGTGCTGGCCTGGAACAGCCTGGCCGCGGCCCTGATCACCGACTTCGGCGCGCTCCCGCCACGACAGCGGAACAAGGCCCGGCTGGTGTTCCAGGACGAGGGGATGCGCAGCCTGTACGCGGACTGGCGGGGCAAGGCGGCCGACGTCGTCGCCTACCTCCGCCTCGACGCGGCCCGCCACCCCGGCGACCCGGCGACGGCGGAGCTGATCGACGAACTCGGCGCCGGCAGCCCGGAGTTCCGTGAGGTCTGGGCCGAGCACCGGCTCAAGGACAAGACCCACGGGCAGTACGCGTACCTCCACCCCGTCGTGGGCCGCCTCGACCTCGGGTTCGAGACCTTGCGGCTGCCCGACGACCCGGACCAGGCGCTGATCGCGTACACGGTGGAGGAGGGTTCCGCCTCCGAGACCGCTCTGCGGCTGCTGGCGGCCTGGGCGCGGGAGAGTTTTCAGACGGTGTGA
- a CDS encoding putative quinol monooxygenase has protein sequence MSLVVIAECLAQPGLEDRLRTALEAMIEPSMEEPGCLAYRPYADPNRPARMVIVEEWTDAAALAEHFTTAHFRHVKQVLDLVLAEPMTIRRLTGAGDATS, from the coding sequence ATGTCCCTTGTCGTCATCGCCGAATGCCTGGCGCAGCCGGGCCTGGAGGACCGGCTGCGCACCGCTCTGGAAGCCATGATCGAACCGTCCATGGAGGAGCCGGGCTGTCTCGCGTACCGCCCCTATGCCGACCCCAACCGTCCCGCCCGCATGGTGATCGTGGAGGAGTGGACGGATGCGGCAGCCCTGGCCGAGCACTTCACCACCGCGCACTTCCGCCATGTGAAGCAGGTCCTGGACCTGGTCCTCGCCGAACCGATGACGATCCGGCGGCTGACCGGGGCCGGGGACGCCACGAGCTGA
- a CDS encoding YihY/virulence factor BrkB family protein: MFSKTSGTAAGAPPRTDGRPETSRPEAGRPGSPGPSRPEAGRPGRPGTPRSWPVALRRTPVSLWNDDLSDWAAALTYYAILALLPALLVTVSVIGLANPHATHALIADITAFAPAESGAALRQPLEAATQQRTAVWLLVATGTVSAVWSASSYLAVFRRALHAMHGVPDTRPALRKAHIIVVSAMGLLLLLMTSAFALVLSGPLARWLGHRIGLAHLEDAVWAVLKWPVLLCLVACLIMVLFRTGPASARGMRQGLPGGVLAALLWLVASAGFALYATYIGSYSRLYGSLAGLVVFLIWVWFTNLALLTGAQFNVELDRARRSVPDERS, encoded by the coding sequence GTGTTCAGCAAGACCAGCGGTACCGCCGCCGGGGCACCACCCCGCACGGACGGCCGCCCCGAAACGAGCCGTCCGGAAGCCGGGCGCCCCGGCAGTCCCGGGCCGAGCCGTCCCGAAGCCGGGCGCCCCGGCCGCCCCGGGACGCCGCGAAGCTGGCCCGTCGCGCTGCGGCGGACGCCCGTCTCCCTGTGGAACGACGACCTCTCGGACTGGGCGGCGGCCCTCACGTACTACGCCATCCTCGCGCTGCTCCCCGCACTCCTGGTGACGGTGTCCGTCATCGGGCTCGCCAATCCCCACGCCACGCACGCGCTGATCGCCGACATCACCGCCTTCGCCCCGGCGGAGTCCGGTGCCGCGCTGCGTCAGCCGCTGGAGGCCGCCACCCAGCAGCGCACCGCGGTGTGGCTGCTGGTCGCGACCGGGACCGTCAGCGCGGTCTGGTCCGCGTCCAGCTATCTGGCCGTGTTCCGGCGGGCGCTGCACGCGATGCACGGGGTGCCGGACACCCGGCCCGCCCTGCGCAAGGCCCACATCATCGTCGTCTCCGCGATGGGGCTGCTGCTGCTCCTGATGACCAGCGCGTTCGCCCTCGTGCTCTCCGGGCCGCTGGCCCGCTGGCTGGGGCACCGGATCGGGCTCGCGCATCTGGAGGACGCGGTGTGGGCGGTGCTGAAGTGGCCGGTGCTGCTCTGCCTGGTCGCCTGCCTGATCATGGTCCTCTTCCGGACCGGACCGGCCTCCGCGCGCGGCATGCGGCAGGGGCTGCCGGGCGGGGTGCTGGCAGCGCTGCTGTGGCTGGTCGCCTCGGCGGGATTCGCGCTGTACGCGACGTACATCGGGTCCTACAGCAGGCTGTACGGCTCACTCGCCGGGCTGGTGGTGTTCCTGATCTGGGTGTGGTTCACCAACCTGGCGCTGCTGACCGGCGCCCAGTTCAACGTGGAGCTGGACCGGGCGCGGCGAAGCGTTCCGGACGAAAGGTCCTAG
- a CDS encoding prepilin peptidase — MYAMLIGVAALWGAAAGLLVPRAAYRFSVEPDDAWRDACPAGHALTGPGRGWLGSTRCTTCAEAGATTAVRKAVGPDPAGDGTGESDGPDTAPPPTAPRYAPHILAPVVTALACAALAAATGTRPELAVWLLLAPVGVLLATIDRRVHRLPDRLTLPAAAVAAVLLGVAALLPEHGGGWLPALLGGAALGAFYFLLFLINPNGMGFGDVKLALSLGVALGWYGWAVLFVGGFAGFLFGAVYGLGLVIMRRAGRKTGIPFGPFMIAGALLGILFGGLAA, encoded by the coding sequence GTGTACGCCATGCTGATAGGGGTCGCCGCCCTCTGGGGGGCCGCGGCCGGACTGCTGGTACCTCGCGCCGCCTACCGGTTCTCCGTCGAACCGGACGACGCGTGGCGGGACGCGTGCCCCGCCGGTCACGCCCTCACCGGGCCCGGCCGCGGCTGGCTCGGCTCCACGCGCTGCACGACCTGCGCCGAGGCGGGCGCAACCACCGCCGTGCGCAAGGCAGTCGGGCCGGACCCGGCCGGCGACGGGACCGGCGAGTCCGACGGCCCCGACACCGCGCCGCCCCCCACCGCCCCGCGCTACGCCCCGCACATCCTCGCCCCCGTCGTCACCGCTCTCGCCTGCGCCGCCCTCGCCGCGGCCACCGGGACGCGCCCCGAGCTCGCCGTCTGGCTGCTGCTCGCCCCCGTCGGCGTACTCCTCGCGACCATCGACCGCCGGGTCCACCGGCTGCCCGACCGGCTGACGCTGCCGGCCGCGGCCGTGGCCGCCGTGCTCCTCGGCGTTGCCGCTCTGCTGCCGGAGCACGGTGGCGGCTGGCTGCCCGCCCTGCTCGGCGGCGCCGCTCTCGGCGCCTTCTACTTCCTGCTCTTCCTCATCAACCCGAACGGGATGGGCTTCGGCGACGTCAAACTCGCCCTCTCCCTGGGCGTGGCCCTCGGCTGGTACGGCTGGGCCGTCCTGTTCGTCGGCGGGTTCGCGGGGTTCCTGTTCGGGGCGGTGTACGGGCTCGGGCTGGTGATCATGCGGCGCGCCGGGCGCAAGACGGGCATCCCGTTCGGCCCGTTCATGATCGCGGGCGCGCTGCTGGGGATCCTGTTCGGCGGACTGGCCGCCTGA
- a CDS encoding DinB family protein — translation MTRTDSPAAWDERTQLTTFLDYARATAVAKCEGLSQEDAVKAPLPGSPLMTLAGVVNHLRWVEYFWFEVQFLGGEDEGPWTDEDPDREMRIAVDMPIADVLAEYEAQCARYRELVASHDLDTPAKQPRRDGKLPDLRWIVLHLIEETARHNGHIDIIREIVDGTTGD, via the coding sequence ATGACACGCACCGATTCACCTGCCGCCTGGGACGAACGCACCCAGCTGACCACCTTCCTCGACTACGCCCGCGCCACCGCCGTGGCCAAGTGCGAGGGGCTCTCGCAGGAGGACGCGGTCAAGGCACCGCTCCCGGGCTCTCCCCTGATGACCCTCGCGGGTGTCGTCAACCATCTCCGCTGGGTCGAGTACTTCTGGTTCGAGGTGCAGTTCCTCGGCGGGGAGGACGAGGGCCCGTGGACGGACGAGGACCCCGACCGCGAGATGCGCATCGCCGTCGACATGCCGATCGCCGACGTGCTCGCGGAGTACGAGGCGCAGTGCGCCCGCTACCGCGAGCTCGTCGCCTCCCATGACCTGGACACCCCGGCCAAGCAGCCGCGCCGGGACGGAAAGCTCCCCGATCTGCGCTGGATCGTGCTGCACCTGATCGAGGAGACGGCCCGGCACAACGGCCACATCGACATCATCCGCGAGATCGTCGACGGCACCACGGGCGACTAG